A region from the Vibrio fortis genome encodes:
- a CDS encoding DUF3299 domain-containing protein — protein sequence MRPHVPRTVELPILDYNQRAAVQEAYTLMNVTNEKNSVRISEIYSQFKAQGIDLEQLFELRTEYMQQEQKAAETTTSDYDEKYVRIPGYLVPLEFSSPLVASEFLLVPVAGACIHMPPPPANQIIRVSYPEGFKVETVQYPVWVEGKFNSSLHSDDVYLVDGETNVTMGYTMKATIVEDYL from the coding sequence TTGAGACCACATGTACCTAGAACAGTCGAGCTGCCGATACTAGATTATAACCAGAGGGCTGCGGTACAAGAAGCTTACACCTTAATGAATGTTACTAACGAAAAAAATTCAGTTCGGATTTCGGAAATATATTCACAGTTCAAAGCACAAGGCATCGATCTCGAGCAGTTGTTTGAACTACGTACTGAATACATGCAACAAGAACAAAAAGCGGCTGAAACAACCACTTCTGATTATGATGAAAAGTATGTTCGTATTCCGGGGTATTTAGTGCCTCTAGAGTTTTCTAGCCCCTTAGTGGCTTCCGAATTTTTGTTAGTTCCAGTTGCTGGAGCATGTATCCATATGCCTCCTCCGCCTGCTAATCAGATTATTCGGGTTAGTTACCCAGAAGGTTTCAAGGTTGAAACGGTTCAGTACCCTGTTTGGGTTGAAGGGAAGTTCAACTCATCGCTTCATTCGGATGATGTGTATTTAGTTGATGGTGAAACCAATGTCACTATGGGTTACACAATGAAAGCGACGATAGTAGAGGATTACCTTTAG
- a CDS encoding metal-dependent hydrolase family protein, which translates to MAKSIKLATIAVSVSTAFSVSAASTLFTNVDVFNGTEDKLYENHHVLVENNLITKISAQPIEAGDATVIDGNGKTLTPGFIENHAHLMLMGPSLPKMEADVTWEDFAIHGTQMAEMYLMQGFTTVRDAGGANGGLRRAIDSGNIAGPRFYPSGAFISARGGHADFANYTAPPGVETNFSRLNMAQEADDVADVKKFSRNNFRMGATQLKYMQSGGVVSAFDPWQLLSGSPEEVAAAVQVADTYGSYVMAHSYRKEAIMSALDAGVMSIEHGFMFDCEIADEMNEKGAFITTNLTAFDPNLFDIPAIKSVPASLRKAQSATEAFKDYIPNMKKCPVKRGFHTDCVGTVDACNIQIAYEKKLNYDFFGAFESLKAMTSVGGEIAELTGDFTNPYPEAKLGVIEVGAYADILLLDGNPLKDFSVVGTGDKWFGADKRPESPESIVLIMKDGVIYKNIL; encoded by the coding sequence TGTTTCGGCAGCATCAACACTTTTTACTAATGTAGATGTGTTTAACGGTACAGAAGACAAACTTTATGAAAACCACCATGTATTGGTTGAAAACAATCTTATTACCAAGATTTCAGCACAGCCAATCGAAGCAGGCGACGCGACGGTTATCGATGGAAATGGGAAAACGTTAACGCCAGGTTTTATAGAGAACCATGCACACCTCATGTTAATGGGGCCAAGTCTACCTAAGATGGAAGCCGATGTTACGTGGGAAGACTTTGCTATCCATGGTACTCAAATGGCAGAAATGTATCTGATGCAAGGATTCACTACGGTGCGTGATGCTGGCGGAGCGAATGGCGGGCTAAGAAGAGCTATCGATTCTGGCAATATTGCAGGCCCTCGTTTTTATCCATCGGGAGCGTTTATAAGCGCGCGCGGCGGACATGCTGATTTCGCAAATTATACTGCGCCTCCTGGGGTAGAAACCAACTTTAGTCGTCTCAATATGGCTCAAGAGGCGGACGATGTGGCTGACGTTAAGAAGTTTTCGCGCAACAACTTTCGAATGGGTGCAACTCAGTTGAAATACATGCAGTCTGGTGGGGTGGTTTCGGCATTCGACCCGTGGCAACTGCTATCTGGCTCACCGGAAGAGGTAGCAGCTGCAGTTCAAGTTGCTGATACTTATGGAAGTTACGTAATGGCTCACTCTTACCGAAAAGAAGCTATTATGAGTGCGCTAGATGCTGGGGTGATGTCAATTGAACATGGTTTTATGTTCGATTGTGAAATTGCCGACGAGATGAATGAGAAAGGTGCATTTATCACAACCAACTTAACGGCATTTGATCCAAATCTTTTCGACATTCCTGCGATTAAAAGTGTCCCTGCAAGTTTACGTAAAGCTCAGTCCGCTACAGAGGCTTTCAAGGACTACATCCCTAATATGAAGAAGTGTCCAGTTAAACGCGGTTTCCATACTGACTGCGTAGGTACGGTAGATGCTTGTAATATACAAATTGCCTATGAAAAGAAACTGAACTACGACTTTTTTGGTGCGTTTGAGTCATTAAAAGCAATGACGTCCGTTGGTGGTGAAATTGCAGAACTGACAGGTGATTTTACTAACCCTTACCCAGAGGCGAAACTCGGAGTGATTGAGGTGGGTGCATATGCAGATATCTTATTGTTGGATGGCAATCCACTTAAAGATTTCTCTGTTGTTGGAACAGGTGATAAGTGGTTTGGTGCCGATAAACGTCCTGAAAGCCCAGAATCAATTGTATTGATCATGAAGGATGGCGTGATCTACAAGAATATTCTGTAA